The Phoenix dactylifera cultivar Barhee BC4 chromosome 9, palm_55x_up_171113_PBpolish2nd_filt_p, whole genome shotgun sequence genome window below encodes:
- the LOC103717468 gene encoding uncharacterized protein LOC103717468, whose amino-acid sequence MSPRFLIVFVALGTKFFYVEALPKPISNITVIGAVFCDVCSNNTFSKHSYFIKGAEVLIQCKFRANSMSTEEISIMAERTTDRFGVYKLDIPPVDGLECREGREVKSSCRASLIKSSSSVCGVPGLRRSTEHVAIKSRDADICFFNLNALNFRPANMDTLMCRTDKEPMSRALNSSLFFWPSWPLFGLPWPIYHLFLFPSLP is encoded by the exons ATGAGTCCAAGATTTCTCATTGTCTTTGTAGCTCTTGGTACCAAGTTCTTCTACGTTGAAGCTCTTCCAAAACCCATCTCTAATATCACTGTGATAGGTGCAGTCTTCTGTGATGTGTGCTCAAACAACACCTTCTCCAAGCACAGCTACTTCATTAAAG GTGCTGAAGTGCTGATACAGTGCAAGTTCAGAGCAAATTCCATGTCGACAGAAGAGATATCGATCATGGCTGAGAGAACTACCGATAGATTTGGAGTTTATAAGCTCGACATTCCCCCTGTTGATGGATTAGAATGCAGAGAAGGCCGAGAGGTGAAGTCCTCATGCCGAGCCAGCCTGATCAAGAGTTCATCCTCTGTCTGCGGTGTCCCTGGCTTGAGGAGATCAACTGAGCATGTAGCAATCAAATCCAGAGATGCAGATATCTGTTTCTTTAACTTGAATGCGCTGAACTTCAGGCCTGCAAATATGGACACTTTAATGTGTAGGACTGACAAGGAACCAATGTCTCGTGCTCTGAACTCCTCGTTATTCTTTTGGCCAAGTTGGCCACTATTTGGACTCCCTTGGCCAATTTACCACCTCTTCCTTTTCCCTTCCCTCCCATAA